One genomic window of Melitaea cinxia chromosome 10, ilMelCinx1.1, whole genome shotgun sequence includes the following:
- the LOC123656816 gene encoding metallocarboxypeptidase A-like protein ARB_03789 has product MFLHIKVYFVGFIYFLGVLFMILFPPRNFEQSGTKMRRVRSIGNVLKYKKYIDYETMLDVVQHMTTEDPEMVDVVNLRPNTAANNSLIALELHSDVHSKKPGILVIGTINGMVWGGSNTVLELAEKLLYDTNYQTPFFNDYDWYLIPIANPDALNFTTSLREYTSVDATEWSRNVSARSKTKPSEWHKNIDEETGGQQCFGTNINRNFAYHWQDDVYKTPALCSQYYPGAKPFSTAEARAIRKYVHNLADIVHLAIHLHASFVPKKEFILYPWRYTSRQPSNFQTLQEIGEYAARQARLPDGRLYEVHQGSSDARVAGSLSDYISGVIGTDLVFVVKPYHEKFPNYTDTVSLETYVQKSISAILSLVRGWRSNTKQNTLSFFGKDVEF; this is encoded by the exons atgtttttgcatataaaagtgtatttcgtcggatttatatattttttgggtgTTTTGTTCATGATTTTATTTCCACCTCGAAACTTTGAACa ATCAGGAACAAAAATGAGAAGAGTTAGAAGCATCGGCAATGTCTTAAAATATAAGAAGTATATTGATTACGAGACTATGTTGGATGTAGTACAGCATATGACTACAGAGGATCCTGAAATGGTAGACGTAGTGAACTTGAGACCTAACACAGCTGCTAATAACAGTCTTATAGCTCTCGAATTACACAGCGACGTTCATAGCAAGAAACCTGGAATACTTGTAATTGGAA ctatCAATGGAATGGTGTGGGGCGGATCAAACACTGTACTCGAATTAGCTGAAAAGCTTCTTTACGACACGAATTATCAAACGCCATTTTTTAATGACTATGACtg GTATCTTATACCGATTGCGAATCCAGACGCACTCAACTTTACGACAAGTCTTCGCGAATATACTTCAGTAGATGCTACAGAATGGTCACGTAACGTTTCCGCTAGGTCTAAAACCAAGCCTTCAGAATGGCACAAAAATATTGACGAAGAAACTGGAGGACAACAGTGTTTTGgaacaaatattaatagaaattttgCGTATCATTGGCAAG ACGACGTTTACAAAACGCCTGCGCTTTGTTCACAGTACTACCCAGGTGCAAAGCCTTTTTCAACTGCAGAAGCACGAGCAATAAGGAAATATGTTCACAATCTGGCTGATATCGTTCATTTGGCGATACATTTGCATGCCAGTTTCGTACCTAAAAAA GAATTTATTTTGTACCCATGGCGATATACCTCACGTCAGCCGAGCAACTTTCAAACGTTACAAGAGATTGGAGAATATGCAGCAAGGCAAGCAAGGCTTCCCGATGGTAGACTTTACGAG GTGCATCAAGGCAGCAGTGACGCGCGGGTCGCTGGTTCATTAAGTGATTACATCTCAGGAGTGATTGGCACAGACTTGGTATTTGTAGTGAAACCTTATCACGAAAAGTTTCCTAATTATACGGATACTGTTTCACTAG aAACCTATGTTCAGAAATCTATTTCGGCTATTCTTAGTTTAGTCCGAGGCTGGCGAAGTAATACTAAACAAAATACTCTTTCATTTTTTGGTAAAGACGTTGAATTTTGA